TTGTCAGTTGCAGATTTGTCAGCATGCAATGTTATGTTACCAACGAACTGCCATGCGGCAAGTCGTCCAACTGTGTCACCTTTATCAAGATAACGGGCAGCGTTCGAGTTGATTTGCCAGATTGGACCACCGATGTTATCGTATGGAGCTTCTTTTCCGGGGTGATAGCCATGCCATGCGAACTGGCATCTGAAAGCTTCACTTGGAGGATCGACTTCCACACCGTCACCTCTTGAATCAACCATGGTATTGATACCCCAGCCTGCAGAGTTACCGATTACATAGCGTGCCTGTTTGTTTATGGAGTATCTGTAATTAAAGAAGAAATATACTCCGCTAAGGGTTGTTGTTGGTAATTCGATGGTCGTTGGATCTGCATCTGTGTTACCTGTATTCTTGTATGTGTATTCGTTTACGATGAAGTTATCATAACCGGGTGCACTGAACTGATAGATTCTTCTTGTCATCGTAATCCCCAACTGGGTATGCACGATATTTTCAAGCATTCTGTCAGCCTTCAAGGTTGGGTCAACTCTGTCGATGGAAACATCTTTTTCATACGACTGATTTCCGTCGACATTCACAATCGGAGCTTCAAATTTTGAGATCAACTCAAATTTTTCAGGAAATGCAGCCCAGAATTGCGGGTTTCTGGGTCCGATTGCCACTACTTTTACCGGATAAAAGTTGCCTTTTTCATCAGTAAAGTTGGCAGCACCTATCCAGTGACCTTTCATCGCTATCATGTCCTGATAACGATAAATTGCAGGATATGCGAGACCTTCCTGCTGGGTCTTTACAAAACCCTGCTCTTCAAGCTCGCTCCCTATCTCTGAATACCAGCTATGCAAAGAGCCAACCGACATCCACTTGTTTTTAAACTGTGCATTTGCATCGAAAGTGGCAACCACCAGCAGAAGCAAAAGAACAGACCAAAATTTAATCATAAATTCTTTTTTCATTTTTTCCTCGGATTTAATTTCCATTCTTCGTTCACTGATAATTACTTTATTTCAATCATGAGTCTCAGACCCCAGTAAACTGCTCTGGGATTCAAGAACGCTGTGTATGCGAGGTTTGGCATATCGATATATGATTTATTTTTACGCCATTCTTCTTTTTGTGACTCACTTGCATTATCATCCCAAGGAATGTATTCTCCAGTTCTGACATCACCCGGCTTGTCGTCGCCGATTATGTTTTTGTATCCAAAAGCACTGAACTCTGATGGCAGGTGAAGTGATTGCATGTAGGCATCATAATCTTTTGCATCAACAAAACCGGCTCTGTAATCAAGATATTTGATATTGAAAAGGTTCGAAATGTCTGCAAAAAATTCGATTGCTGCAGGACCGACTTTAAATGTCTTCGAAATTCTCATGTCGAAGTTATAAAAATCTTTCCACTGAATGTTGTTCGTGAAGCCGGGGCGTGTTCCGCCGGGTCCTGTCCAACTGAAATAGGTTCCTGATGACCATGTAGCCAAAAGGTTGATTCTGATATCTTCAAGGAGATATACACCGCCTATTTCAGGACCAAAATTCATTGGTGTGAAAATGTCGATGTTAGCTCTGCCGTAAGGCTGTGGAACAGGTTTTGACTGTTCGAAGAGAGCTGTGTTTCTTTCCGATTCTCTTTGAAGTGCCGGGTTTTCATAGTAAGTAGGCAGTCCAAAGAATCCCGCAGTGGAAACCATGTAGGTGTAGTTAACAAATCCTGTAATCCACTCACCTCTGTTTTTGGTAAGTGTTATTTCAAATCCGCGAATGTCACGGTATCTGTTTGGTTCAGGAACGCTGTAGGAAACCGAATTGTCACGGCTGACATAACCGACAAGACGGGTTTCATCGGTAACATCCTTGTAATAACCTGCGACTCTTAAAAGGAACATGTCGAACAGGTTGTGCTCGTAACCCAACTCATAAGCAACTGTTTTTGGCAGCGGGTTGTTCGGGTTTGCAAGTCTTGATATCGCATTATTCGACTGATTTCTTCTAAGGAGGAAGAGATCTTCCGGAGCCGGCATCGATCTGAAATGGCCATAGTTGAAGAAGAGTTTGCTGTTAACCGTAATCGGGAAAGCAACACCAAGTCTTGGACTAAGGCTTATAACTTTTTCAGTTGATTCTTTCTGAAGAAGTTCATCAATTTTCAATGAGTAGGCACCCGAGAATGCTTTGTTGTAAGGATCATAGAGATACCACTGACCACCAGCGTGTGAATAATCCAAACGGAGACCGATATTGGCAATCATTCCTTCAAACTCGAGTTTTGTCTGACCATAGATTGCCCCTCTTACAGGGTAGGTCTGCCATACTGAACGGGAGTTGCTGGTTGGGAGTGAAGGCTCAATAAGAGCGTAGTTAACATTGTTGTCGGTGTAGATAAACTCGACACCGGCTTTTATCTGCATAATTTTGTTGAGCTGACTTGAATAGTCAAATCTTGAACTCCAGGTATACACTTTCGAACTGTCTCTCGAGTTTGAGTAGCCGAGTCCCATGTTCATCGAACTTCCGATACCTGAGCTAAAGCCTGAGAAAGCACCGTATGGTGATTCATCATAGTAGTTGTTACCAATTTTAACCACTTTGCCTGTGTTTCTTGCACTTGCAGGGTTGGTGCTGTATTCTGAACCAACAACATTCAACTGAATTTCGTAGAAAGTGGTTGGAGAGAGGACATGCACAAATTTTGCACCGAGCATTTTTCTGTCAACTTTGGTTGGTGCCCAGTAATCTGTTGCAAAAGCTCTGGCATCCAAATAACTTGCGCCTGATCTGATGTCCATTTCAGAAACTATTGAATAAGCAGAACGGAAGATTCCGGGACCACCGCTTCTCGAGCTGCTGGTACCGGTCTGTAAACCTAGTAAACCTTCGATGGTGAATTTCATTCCCTGAGCAATGTCGGAAGTGATTTTCACATGAGTACTCCAGTCATGGTATGAACTGGTTGACAAAGGAATAACATACATTTCTCTGGTTGTTCTGTATGATGCGAGGAATCTGAGATCGCCAAGCATGCTGCTGACAACAGGAACCGGACCACTGATACTGAAATCCATATCATAATCGGGTTGGGTTATACCCATCGGTTTTCTGTGTTGCCACATAAACAGTTGTTGTGCCGCTTCAGGAGTCAGATCGTTCGAAGGATCGTCATCGGAAAGGAGTTCCTGTGAAACTTTGTCCCATCCTCTGAATTCCTGATACTGTGCCTGTGTATATGCATCCCATGCACCATTTTTTGTACCTGTGAAGGCAACTGCAGGGTCAACAAAAGGACGGATAAAGTAGGTGTTGAAATCGTTAGGCTGGTCACCCCAGTTTTTTGCACCGGGTGCTCTGTATCTGCCAAGGAATGCAACATTATATTTGTCGCGTTTACCTTCAGTCGTAACCACATTCACGAGACCGGAACGGATATTACCATACTCGGCATTAAAACCACCGGTTTGAATCTGAATTTCTTCCACTGAAGTAAAACTTATTCCTGTATATGAAGAATTATCTCTTTCATCTCTGAAAGTAATACCGTTGATCATGAAAGCAGTCTGGTCGGAGCCGCCGCCTCTGATGGTCAAGCCCTGTACACCGGCCTGTAAGCCGATTACGCTTGCCACACTGACTACAGGCAGACTTGCCACATCCTCCATTGAAATATTGACAACACTGGAGGAGACATCTTTTTCAATAACGGGTTGGGTTGCCGTTATTATTACTTCCTGGGTTGTAATTGATTCATCAGACAGAAAAAAATCTACTGTTGTTGTCTGGTTGATGTTTATTTTTACCTCTTGCACTGATTGTGAGGCATAACCGATCATGGATGCTCTGATTGTAAATGCTCCCGGAGGGAC
This Bacteroidota bacterium DNA region includes the following protein-coding sequences:
- a CDS encoding carboxypeptidase-like regulatory domain-containing protein; this translates as MRFKHTILCIAFLLFSIPVFSQTGKVTGVVKDKKTGETLIGSTIVIEGTKLGAKSDAEGYYTILNVPPGAFTIRASMIGYASQSVQEVKININQTTTVDFFLSDESITTQEVIITATQPVIEKDVSSSVVNISMEDVASLPVVSVASVIGLQAGVQGLTIRGGGSDQTAFMINGITFRDERDNSSYTGISFTSVEEIQIQTGGFNAEYGNIRSGLVNVVTTEGKRDKYNVAFLGRYRAPGAKNWGDQPNDFNTYFIRPFVDPAVAFTGTKNGAWDAYTQAQYQEFRGWDKVSQELLSDDDPSNDLTPEAAQQLFMWQHRKPMGITQPDYDMDFSISGPVPVVSSMLGDLRFLASYRTTREMYVIPLSTSSYHDWSTHVKITSDIAQGMKFTIEGLLGLQTGTSSSRSGGPGIFRSAYSIVSEMDIRSGASYLDARAFATDYWAPTKVDRKMLGAKFVHVLSPTTFYEIQLNVVGSEYSTNPASARNTGKVVKIGNNYYDESPYGAFSGFSSGIGSSMNMGLGYSNSRDSSKVYTWSSRFDYSSQLNKIMQIKAGVEFIYTDNNVNYALIEPSLPTSNSRSVWQTYPVRGAIYGQTKLEFEGMIANIGLRLDYSHAGGQWYLYDPYNKAFSGAYSLKIDELLQKESTEKVISLSPRLGVAFPITVNSKLFFNYGHFRSMPAPEDLFLLRRNQSNNAISRLANPNNPLPKTVAYELGYEHNLFDMFLLRVAGYYKDVTDETRLVGYVSRDNSVSYSVPEPNRYRDIRGFEITLTKNRGEWITGFVNYTYMVSTAGFFGLPTYYENPALQRESERNTALFEQSKPVPQPYGRANIDIFTPMNFGPEIGGVYLLEDIRINLLATWSSGTYFSWTGPGGTRPGFTNNIQWKDFYNFDMRISKTFKVGPAAIEFFADISNLFNIKYLDYRAGFVDAKDYDAYMQSLHLPSEFSAFGYKNIIGDDKPGDVRTGEYIPWDDNASESQKEEWRKNKSYIDMPNLAYTAFLNPRAVYWGLRLMIEIK